From the genome of Phreatobacter cathodiphilus, one region includes:
- a CDS encoding pilus assembly protein TadG-related protein: protein MSPKVLRQTLTAFLGNARRDTSGVVAVLFAICAVPLLLAVGVGIDFSRLSAARTAAQSAADAAALAAASSRLETETSMKLVADGHATANLRGTNADGSRVTQFAYRPDQREVTLKVSGTIDTTFMALAGIQRLDYEAEARAIRGLNGKTELVLVLDNTWSMSGDKLVALKQSAEELVTTLKQDPDADVKIGVVPYADYVNVGTANRNASWLSVPADYDVTSQRTCVTKTTRSVCTRGAARTCTRVIDGRSETYDCTPSTCRDETVPPYQSCSGGGTTRYRWYGCVGSRTTGTLRLNDTQPSVRYPGYLATSQNCLNPIVPLTSSQSTVTTAIRGMVVNIGNYKPSTYIPAGLIWGLNVLSPGAPFAEGAAYDPANRRPRKVMVLMTDGANTLRFNAADGRHLAPNGNAANQASQIAQTYTDMNAICTYAKQQNIEIFTVAFDISNDPTASAAMRNCATSPAHAFDARDRQSLSDVFKNIALSLQNVRITR from the coding sequence ATGTCCCCCAAGGTCCTGCGCCAGACGCTCACCGCCTTCCTTGGCAATGCGCGGCGCGACACCTCGGGCGTTGTCGCGGTGCTCTTCGCCATCTGCGCCGTTCCCCTGCTCCTCGCGGTCGGCGTCGGCATCGATTTCTCGCGGCTGTCGGCGGCCCGCACCGCGGCCCAATCGGCGGCCGACGCCGCCGCGCTGGCGGCGGCCTCCTCCCGGCTGGAGACCGAGACGAGCATGAAGCTGGTGGCGGACGGCCATGCCACCGCCAACCTGCGCGGCACCAATGCCGACGGCTCGCGCGTCACCCAGTTCGCCTATCGGCCCGATCAGCGGGAGGTGACGCTGAAGGTCAGCGGCACCATCGACACGACCTTCATGGCCCTGGCCGGCATCCAGCGCCTCGACTACGAGGCCGAGGCGCGGGCCATCCGCGGCCTCAACGGCAAGACGGAACTCGTCCTCGTTCTCGACAACACTTGGTCGATGTCGGGCGACAAGCTGGTGGCGCTGAAGCAGTCGGCGGAGGAGCTCGTCACGACGCTGAAGCAGGATCCCGACGCCGACGTGAAGATCGGCGTCGTCCCCTATGCCGACTACGTCAACGTCGGCACCGCCAACCGCAATGCCAGCTGGCTGAGCGTGCCGGCGGACTATGACGTCACGAGCCAACGCACCTGCGTCACCAAGACGACGCGGTCGGTCTGCACCCGTGGAGCCGCGCGGACCTGCACGCGGGTGATCGACGGACGCTCGGAGACCTATGACTGCACCCCCTCGACCTGCCGGGACGAAACGGTTCCGCCCTACCAGTCCTGTTCGGGCGGCGGCACGACCCGCTACCGCTGGTACGGCTGCGTCGGTTCGCGCACCACCGGCACGCTGCGCCTCAACGACACCCAGCCCTCGGTGCGCTATCCCGGCTATCTCGCCACCAGCCAGAACTGCCTGAACCCGATCGTGCCGCTGACGTCGAGCCAGTCGACGGTGACGACGGCGATCCGCGGCATGGTGGTGAACATCGGCAACTACAAGCCGTCGACCTATATCCCCGCCGGCCTGATCTGGGGCCTCAACGTGCTCTCGCCGGGCGCGCCCTTCGCCGAAGGCGCCGCCTACGATCCGGCCAACCGCCGGCCGCGCAAGGTCATGGTGCTGATGACGGACGGCGCCAACACGCTGCGATTCAACGCCGCCGACGGACGCCACCTCGCCCCCAACGGCAACGCGGCCAACCAGGCGAGCCAGATCGCGCAGACCTATACGGACATGAACGCCATCTGCACCTACGCCAAGCAGCAGAACATCGAGATCTTCACCGTCGCCTTCGACATCTCGAACGACCCG